Part of the Nicotiana sylvestris chromosome 5, ASM39365v2, whole genome shotgun sequence genome is shown below.
CTTTGGGACTATGCTAGAAAGAAGCAGGAGTCTGGGGCAATTAGTGCTAGTGAGGTGACAGGCAAATTGGCAAGGAGGAAAGGTGCACCAGCTTTAAATGAGAAAACACGAGTCCAGAGAAAGAAGAAGTAGTTGTAATATTTTGAATGGAACATGTAGTACAATTGTGTAGTTGATGCTAGTTTATAAGATATATTATAGACAAGTTTTTTAACAATTTATTATGTTTTAATTGTAGCAGACTTGTGCTACAATTATAGTagtctttgtttcttttttcttatccAGTATTGTAGTTCAAATGGAAACATTTTGTTGGGtttatattcacttgttgaatctTTACAGTACATGATCTTCATTATTTCTAGCATTTAAATCCTGTTCAATTGAAATTTTATACAGTTATTCTGATCTACATTATATTCACCATAAAGCTTCTTTCTACCTAAATTTTAATCTATATATTATGTCAGCTACAGATATTATAGTTTTTTGTAGTTGTATTTGTAGATTATTTTAACAGtgtgttttgtttcttttatattCATTTTTGAATGTAAACAATACTCCATCTACAATATTTTAAGTTTTTAACTACTTTTCTACAGATTTATAGAAAAATCTGTAGAAAAATCCTAACTAACTACATTATGATCTTAAAAAAAACCATGTATTTTTTTTTGTAGTTTTATTGTAGATAAACTGCAAAAACACATTAACAACTATGTAAAGGATTTCATATATAGTAAAAAAGTTCTAGATTATGTATATAGAAAAGATTCATAAACAAATCAATCTATGAAAGTATTATCTCAATATAGAAAAATCCTAAATAACTACATTATGATATTAAAAAAAACCAACGATTACACATCAAAATCTGTTATCCAGAACTAACCAACAAATTTTATGAAATATTCTGTTAACTACataaaattttatttctttttgggtgcattcttgcaagatcttttgttatgcccttctCCTCCGTAATTACCGCATGCAACCTTGTACTTCTTTGAATTTATTTCATCATatgttttgtatctttctttttgagGTCTTCCTGGCTGCCTTTTCCCTTCTTTAGGTGGATTTACTACTTCTTCAGTTATATGCTTTGGCACATTCCATTTGCTTTCATCAGGCAGCGGATTTACTGGTATTTCATAAGTACGCAAGAGGTTCGCCCTTGTGTAATAAGGAGAAAAATATTCTTCAAAAGACTCATCCCTTTGTCTTAAAGCAGCCAAAGCATGTGGATAAGGTAGTTCATCAAGCTGGAATTGCCCACAACTACATTTCTTATTTTCAAGATAAACAATATAGCGCCTCATACCATCTATTACTATATGGATGTACTCTGTTGAAGCCCTAACCTACGAGTACATTGCAAACAAAAAAACAATTCATATACGGTTAAAACCAAGATgtatacaaaatatctacaaaaaaTTTACATTGTGCTGTTTATGAATTTGATTCAATAAATAATCAGATCTTACTCTAAGCTTGTGCGACAATGTTCTATTGTCATCCAACTCTTTGTTGAATTTGTATCCAAGGTATGTGAATGTACCCTTTGCTTTCAATAATTTTTCTTTCATCCAATGTTCAAGAAGGGTCCTCATATACTCTAATAGTTCTACTATTGGCAGCTCTCTTGCATATTTTGTTACAGCATTCAACGAATCTGCAATGTTTGATGTCATA
Proteins encoded:
- the LOC138868310 gene encoding uncharacterized protein, with the translated sequence MTSNIADSLNAVTKYARELPIVELLEYMRTLLEHWMKEKLLKAKGTFTYLGYKFNKELDDNRTLSHKLRVRSDYLLNQIHKQHNVRASTEYIHIVIDGMRRYIVYLENKKCSCGQFQLDELPYPHALAALRQRDESFEEYFSPYYTRANLLRTYEIPVNPLPDESKWNVPKHITEEVVNPPKEGKRQPGRPQKERYKTYDEINSKKYKVACGNYGGEGHNKRSCKNAPKKK